Proteins found in one Corynebacterium freneyi genomic segment:
- a CDS encoding pyridoxal phosphate-dependent aminotransferase codes for MMPSKRSDVAPFHVMDVLAAAQERQRTHGDALFLCAGQPSTPAPRRALEAVQSAVGSQILGYTEATGIPELKRAIADDHNRRMAARGGADGARTYRAVEPEDVVVTTGSSGGFVTLFLAALDPGDGIVLARPGYPAYRNTLKALGANVVEIDCGPETRFQLTVELLEGLERTPRAVIVTSPDNPTGTIIDADELGRIARWCEENDVLLVSDEIYHGISYGRECVSAREFSDAAVVVGSVSKYHSMTGWRVGWLIIPEWLRGPCDRLAANLTVCPPAVSQVAAIEAFHPESIAELDGHVRRYAANRELLIERLPDAGLGTFAPPDGGFYIYADVSHLTDDSLTWARGLLDATGVAVAPGVDFDTVSGHRWVRLCFAGSTEDMAEACRRIGEFNGK; via the coding sequence ATGATGCCTTCGAAGCGGTCCGACGTAGCCCCGTTCCACGTGATGGATGTGTTGGCGGCGGCGCAGGAAAGGCAACGGACGCATGGCGACGCGCTGTTCCTGTGCGCGGGGCAGCCGTCGACGCCCGCGCCGCGGCGGGCGCTGGAGGCGGTGCAGTCGGCGGTGGGGTCGCAGATTCTCGGGTACACCGAGGCGACCGGCATTCCGGAGTTGAAGCGCGCGATCGCCGATGACCACAACCGGCGGATGGCCGCGCGCGGGGGAGCCGACGGAGCGCGGACGTACCGGGCGGTGGAGCCGGAGGACGTGGTGGTCACGACGGGCTCGTCCGGTGGGTTCGTGACGTTGTTCCTGGCGGCGCTGGATCCCGGCGACGGCATCGTCCTGGCGCGGCCGGGGTACCCGGCGTACCGGAACACGCTCAAGGCGTTGGGCGCCAACGTCGTGGAGATCGACTGCGGGCCGGAGACGCGGTTCCAGCTCACCGTCGAACTGCTCGAAGGGCTGGAGCGGACGCCGCGGGCGGTGATCGTGACCAGCCCCGACAACCCGACCGGCACCATCATCGACGCCGACGAGCTCGGACGCATCGCCCGCTGGTGCGAGGAAAACGACGTCCTGCTGGTCAGCGACGAGATCTACCACGGCATTTCCTACGGCCGCGAATGCGTCAGCGCCCGGGAGTTCAGCGACGCCGCCGTCGTCGTGGGGTCGGTGAGCAAGTACCACTCCATGACGGGGTGGCGCGTCGGCTGGTTGATCATCCCCGAATGGCTGCGCGGCCCCTGCGACCGGCTGGCGGCGAACCTGACGGTGTGCCCGCCCGCGGTGTCGCAGGTCGCGGCCATCGAGGCGTTCCACCCGGAGTCCATCGCCGAGCTCGACGGGCATGTGCGCCGCTACGCCGCCAACCGCGAACTGCTCATCGAGCGGCTTCCCGACGCCGGGTTGGGCACGTTCGCCCCGCCGGACGGGGGTTTCTACATCTACGCCGACGTCTCGCACCTCACCGATGATTCGTTGACCTGGGCGAGGGGGCTTCTCGACGCCACCGGAGTCGCCGTCGCGCCGGGCGTCGACTTCGACACCGTGTCCGGCCACCGGTGGGTGCGGCTGTGCTTCGCCGGATCGACGGAGGATATGGCCGAGGCCTGTCGGCGCATCGGCGAATTCAACGGAAAATAG